In Oxobacter pfennigii, the DNA window TTGCAACCTCAATAACCACTTCTTTTATTTCATTATGCTCGTTGTCATACCTGAATTCCGCTATTCTCCTGACAATAGTGGACAGGTTCTTAAGCCTCTTTTCCCTGGTCATATTTATATACTTGATATTCAGCAAATCAATATACTGCCCCGCAATTTCCTGTATATGTATATAGTCCGCGTTAAGCAGGTTCATCCATCGGGAAAAGACAGGAGCTGAAAAAGTTTCTTTGATGCATTTTACAAACTCGGCCTGGAAAAGCCGCAGGATTGCAATTGTCTCATCCCAGATAACTTTTCTGTCCATGGCTTCTCTGTATAAGTATTTTGTTTTGGTCAAATCCATAATCCTCAGTTTTATAAGCTCGTTTAGAGCAATCATTATAAAAAAAATTTCGGGGTAAAAACAGTTGCAGCTGTAGTATACATTGCTTTTAGGCGTAATGACTCCATGCCGTTTCATTTTATCCTCATCCATATGATTTTCAACTAATTCCACCTCTCTGTCTCCCTGATAGGCATGCCTTATATCAATAGCACAGCCCCAGTACGCGAGTGGACATATCAAAATAACTGCGATGCTTTTCCGAATCCAGGTATGGTGATATCATGGAATGCCTCGACAAGATCATAGAAGTCGTTAAAGTCGCCGCTTATCGTCACTCCGGTAAGGTTTGGTGTATTATTAATTTTAATCATATCAATTCCCCTTGCATTTTATTGTTTTCCGCATTAGAGACATATCAGACGTTTTATTATTTATAAAAATCATATCAAAATTCATATATGACAGCAACTTTTTCCATATTGCTTTCTTAAACCTAAGATACTCCAAGGAGCCAGTCAACCACATGAAACTTCCGGATGCCATCGTAGCTGGCCGGACGCGGTATCTCATCCATTTATCAGAATCTTGGGATGATGATATAGCCCTTCAATCTTTCTCCGGCTTTATAAACTTATATTTCCCACTATTAATAAACAAAAAGGGGCTTTTCATTAGTCACTTCAGTGGGTTAAAGTGAGAACAAAATCACCTCGTTTCCTAATCTATATGGAGCGAGGTGATTAATTTTATATTTATTTTAATGTTTTGCAAAGACCGTTTTTTATAAATTTGACTTATGAAACAGTCCAATAGTCTTCACCCGGAAGCCTTGCCTTTTTATCGGCTTCCGCCTCCGCCGCCGCCGGAAAAACCGCCGCCGCCTACAGAGCTTGCAGAGCCACCGGTTCCGCTTGTGTTCGGCGTCGAAGCATTTGAAATATGATTTGTCATGGTCATAAAGTGTATCATGCTGTAAGCGCTATAGCCATAGGTTCCAGCGAAGGTATTAAAATATGCAGGATCAAGGACCTCCATATTTTTAAGAACCTGCTCTCCCAGACCGAGTAGGGCGGCAAACACAAGATAATCTCCCCAAAGTTCTCTTTGATGGATGCTGTTTTCATTTTCTTCTTTCATTTCCATCAAATACTTTTGAAATCCAAGAATTTTTACAGCTTCATCAAAACCCGAAGCCGTAAACCGTATAACACCTTTTGTATCTTCTGCCGCACCGGAGCGGATCAGTAATTCCTTACCATCATTCTCTACTTCTTCCGACCAAGCGGTAAGCTTCCCATATAACTCTTCCGCCCGTTTTTCCATATCGGAGGTTCTGAGAATGCCCTCCCCACCGGTGCCAATCGTTAAAATTTTATACAGGGTTTGCTCCGTGCCCTTATCAGGTTTTTTCTCTGGATTGAAAACAATTGCTTCCTCTTTTTTTGGCTTTTTTATATTTCCCTCTTTTTCACGCTCTTCGATGCGGATATATCCTGCCTGCTGCCAGCGGATGAGATAGGCGCTCATAAGCTTTTCATATGTAATTACTCTGCGCAGCAATTTCATAGCAAAATATACGGCCGGAATGCTGCCGTTAAAAGGTACCGCCCATTCCGGGCGTATTTCCCTTCTCGGGGGAAGCCGCACTGCTGTACCGTCTGCCAGCTTATACCGTGAAGAAAAGAAAGCAACCAGAAAGGCAGCCAGGATAATAACCGCCGCTAAAACAGCAAGAACCACATAAAGAGCCGCATTAGAGTTTTCATTTTCTGCGGATTGCTGCAGCTTTTCAAAAGCCATATCGGCATCGGAAGCCAATGGAAACAAGCTTCTGTCAAAGCGGCAGAGCACATTCACGTAGTCACTGCCGTCCAGAGCATCGGTGGAAAAAGCATTAAGGCTGCCGTCGTTCCCAATCTCGACTTCCCCTGTAAAGCCATAACCCCAGATGCGTGCGTTATCTGCCGTCAGATTAGTATCCTCCATACGGATTTTAATGGAGATACGCTCCGGAGCGCTTGATAGCTCTGATATAAATTGATGATAAAATCCGGCGTAGTCGCCATAATCTTTTACCAGGCCTTCCAGTACATATTGAATGGTATATTTATGGTCGCCGTAACTGCCGATGCCCCAGCAGAGCTCGTATCCATCGGATTTTTTCAAAATACCGCAGGTGCCGGCCTTTTCCTCCCTGGAAAGATTTATCTCCCAGTTATTAAGAGTTTTATATTGCATTCCTGATTCGTCCCATACTAAAAGAGAATGGACGTTCATTCCATCCATGTTATTAAGGGCCTTATAATATTCGGTACCGCTGGATACACCGCGCACTTCCCAAATCTCCGTTATAACAGCAGAACCATCATTATTAAGGACGGCATCAACAGTAACGGAAGGTATAGCATCCTCTGCCGCAAATACCCGAGCTGTGCTCAGAACCAGCAGTACTGTGAATAGCATAGAAAAAATAAGCAGCCTTTTTTGTTTTGACTTCATTTGCCTTCCCCTTCCTTGTATAGTCAGACAATTTTACTTATAAAGTTATTTTACTCCCTTCAATTATATGTATGCGCAAGACGTGAACTTCCCCTTTTCTACATTGATTTAGTGATTTACTTTATTGTTTCCCAAAGCAGCTGCCCATTTTCAAAAGCTACTCTCATTCGTCCGGTATCCTTAAGCCAGGAAAGATATGAGCGGACTGTACTGCCTACAAGCACATACTGATCAAAATTCATTGTCAGGCCATAGTCATTAAATAGCTGCTGCAAAACCCTTTCAAAGATAATGGGCTTGATGCATACCTCAAGTATTTTATCAGCTATTTCGTTAATCTTATCAATATTAAGCTGGGCCAGCGGCGCTATGTCACTTGTCGCTTCTGCGTGGGCAGGGATAAAAATAGTTGCTTTTAAAGTCTTGACCATTTCTAAGGTGTCAAGGTAAGAGGCTACATCGTAGATGAATCCAATCTGATATTTTTCCAGAGTCTCTTTGCTTGATAAGCAGTCTGCCAGATAAACCACGTTGTCCATATCCTTAAAACCAGCCATATTAAAGAAATGGCCGGGAA includes these proteins:
- a CDS encoding DUF6904 family protein, with amino-acid sequence MELVENHMDEDKMKRHGVITPKSNVYYSCNCFYPEIFFIMIALNELIKLRIMDLTKTKYLYREAMDRKVIWDETIAILRLFQAEFVKCIKETFSAPVFSRWMNLLNADYIHIQEIAGQYIDLLNIKYINMTREKRLKNLSTIVRRIAEFRYDNEHNEIKEVVIEVAKEYNCEPGAIRLQEVEHPENIEW
- a CDS encoding DUF2207 family protein → MKSKQKRLLIFSMLFTVLLVLSTARVFAAEDAIPSVTVDAVLNNDGSAVITEIWEVRGVSSGTEYYKALNNMDGMNVHSLLVWDESGMQYKTLNNWEINLSREEKAGTCGILKKSDGYELCWGIGSYGDHKYTIQYVLEGLVKDYGDYAGFYHQFISELSSAPERISIKIRMEDTNLTADNARIWGYGFTGEVEIGNDGSLNAFSTDALDGSDYVNVLCRFDRSLFPLASDADMAFEKLQQSAENENSNAALYVVLAVLAAVIILAAFLVAFFSSRYKLADGTAVRLPPRREIRPEWAVPFNGSIPAVYFAMKLLRRVITYEKLMSAYLIRWQQAGYIRIEEREKEGNIKKPKKEEAIVFNPEKKPDKGTEQTLYKILTIGTGGEGILRTSDMEKRAEELYGKLTAWSEEVENDGKELLIRSGAAEDTKGVIRFTASGFDEAVKILGFQKYLMEMKEENENSIHQRELWGDYLVFAALLGLGEQVLKNMEVLDPAYFNTFAGTYGYSAYSMIHFMTMTNHISNASTPNTSGTGGSASSVGGGGFSGGGGGGSR
- a CDS encoding MBL fold metallo-hydrolase, whose product is MYELIQVGANSYYVQSPAKIGIIKVNDRDVCLVDSGSDKDAGRKVRQILDANSWRLTAIYNTHSNADHIGGNKYLQSQTGCKIYAPGIECAFTNHPILEPSFLYGGFPPKDLKHKFLMAQESGAEYLTPDVLPKGMSIIDLPGHFFNMAGFKDMDNVVYLADCLSSKETLEKYQIGFIYDVASYLDTLEMVKTLKATIFIPAHAEATSDIAPLAQLNIDKINEIADKILEVCIKPIIFERVLQQLFNDYGLTMNFDQYVLVGSTVRSYLSWLKDTGRMRVAFENGQLLWETIK
- a CDS encoding DUF6904 family protein encodes the protein MIKINNTPNLTGVTISGDFNDFYDLVEAFHDITIPGFGKASQLF